In Allomuricauda ruestringensis DSM 13258, the following proteins share a genomic window:
- a CDS encoding DUF1569 domain-containing protein has product MKSLFNTEAHTEILSRINKLSDSSERQWGKMNVAQMLAHCCEPLKVPLGKLTLQKPNVLMRFLFSFFKESLYNDKPWKQGLPTSKEYKVTNNRNFAAEKDNLKLLIDEFYALRDETELPSHPFCGKLTSEQWGQMQYKHLDHHLRQFGV; this is encoded by the coding sequence ATGAAATCCCTTTTCAACACTGAGGCACATACAGAAATTTTATCGCGGATCAACAAACTTTCAGATTCCTCAGAGAGGCAATGGGGCAAAATGAACGTAGCGCAGATGTTGGCACACTGCTGCGAGCCCCTGAAAGTGCCGTTGGGCAAGCTCACTCTTCAAAAGCCCAATGTCCTCATGCGTTTTTTGTTTTCGTTTTTTAAGGAATCGCTATACAACGACAAGCCGTGGAAACAGGGCTTGCCCACTTCCAAAGAGTACAAAGTCACCAACAATCGTAATTTTGCTGCGGAAAAAGACAATCTAAAATTGCTCATTGACGAATTTTATGCCCTTCGGGACGAAACCGAACTGCCTTCCCATCCTTTTTGCGGGAAATTGACCTCCGAGCAATGGGGGCAGATGCAGTACAAGCACTTGGACCATCATTTAAGGCAGTTTGGGGTTTAA